A single region of the Sphingobium sp. TKS genome encodes:
- a CDS encoding integration host factor subunit beta: MIRSELIQKLAEENPNLNLQEVERIVDLFFKEIVDRLSSGGRVELRGFGAFTTRARDARTGRNPRTGEQVPVDAKRVPYFKPGKEMRERLNTKAAV; the protein is encoded by the coding sequence ATGATACGCTCGGAACTGATACAAAAATTGGCTGAGGAAAATCCAAACCTCAACCTCCAGGAAGTGGAAAGGATCGTCGATCTTTTCTTCAAGGAAATAGTCGACCGCCTTTCAAGTGGCGGTCGAGTGGAATTGCGCGGCTTTGGCGCGTTTACGACACGGGCGCGCGACGCGCGTACGGGGCGGAATCCGCGAACGGGGGAGCAGGTTCCGGTGGACGCGAAGCGCGTTCCCTATTTCAAGCCAGGAAAGGAAATGCGCGAGCGGTTGAACACGAAAGCTGCGGTCTGA